In Massilia violaceinigra, one DNA window encodes the following:
- the yjfF gene encoding galactofuranose ABC transporter, permease protein YjfF, whose amino-acid sequence MKSPYFTPLVTVVLLLAMLGIGGAVYPGLLSVQVILNLLIDNAFLLVLAIGMSFVILSGGIDLSVGSVLALATMMSAWLLQVAHWPPQAVIALVLLLGALFGGGMGAMIHYFKLQPFIVTLAGMFLARGLCYLISINSITIEDPLYLAMSQTQLGFLGGFVSPSALIALLMLALAIFLAHFTAFGRGVYAIGGNEQSALMMGLPVARTKVLVYAFSGFCAALAGVLFSFYMLSGYGLHAQGTELDAIAAVVIGGTLLSGGYGYVAGALSGVLVLGTIQTLIAFDGTLSSWWTKIVIGALLFVFCVVQRLMAMGAARRAAA is encoded by the coding sequence CCCGCTGGTCACGGTCGTCCTGCTGCTGGCCATGCTCGGCATCGGCGGCGCCGTGTATCCGGGCTTGCTGTCGGTCCAGGTCATCCTCAATTTGCTGATCGACAATGCGTTCCTGCTGGTGCTGGCCATCGGCATGAGCTTTGTGATTCTGTCGGGCGGCATCGACCTGTCGGTCGGCTCGGTGCTGGCGCTGGCGACCATGATGTCGGCCTGGCTGCTGCAGGTGGCGCACTGGCCGCCGCAGGCCGTGATCGCGCTCGTGCTGTTGCTGGGCGCGCTGTTCGGCGGCGGCATGGGCGCGATGATTCACTACTTCAAGCTGCAACCGTTCATCGTGACCCTGGCCGGCATGTTCCTGGCGCGCGGCCTGTGTTACCTGATCAGCATTAACTCGATCACCATCGAGGACCCGCTGTACCTGGCCATGTCGCAAACCCAGCTGGGCTTTTTGGGCGGCTTTGTCTCGCCGAGCGCGCTGATCGCGCTGCTGATGCTGGCGCTGGCCATTTTCCTGGCCCACTTTACCGCCTTCGGGCGCGGCGTGTACGCCATCGGCGGCAACGAGCAGTCGGCCCTGATGATGGGCTTGCCGGTGGCGCGCACCAAGGTGCTGGTGTACGCCTTCAGCGGCTTTTGCGCGGCGCTGGCGGGGGTGCTGTTCTCGTTCTACATGCTGTCGGGCTACGGCCTGCATGCCCAGGGCACCGAACTGGACGCCATCGCGGCGGTCGTCATCGGCGGCACCTTGCTCAGCGGCGGATATGGCTATGTGGCGGGCGCGCTGTCCGGCGTGCTGGTGCTGGGCACGATCCAGACCTTGATCGCCTTCGACGGCACGCTCAGCTCGTGGTGGACCAAGATCGTCATCGGCGCCTTGCTGTTCGTGTTCTGCGTGGTCCAGCGCCTGATGGCCATGGGCGCTGCACGGCGCGCGGCGGCTTGA
- a CDS encoding glycoside hydrolase family 43 protein yields the protein MIKYALGALALGIATGLASAANPIVSNMFTADPAALVDKGRVYVYVGHDEAKADEKNFVMNEWRVYSSCDMKTWKDHGSPLKYSTFKWAGRDAWAGDITKRNGKYYFYSTVDHKTIPGKAIGVAVSDSPTGPFVDARGNALVSNDMTKHTDILWDDIDPAVFIDTNGQAWLYWGNTVLKYAKLKSNMTELDGPIMTHAIDGFTEAPYVHKRGATYYLSYSRHFPEEMVYATSASPAGPWTFRGVIMEKNENVNTIHQAIIKFNGKSYVFYHNAKLPGGGEFRRSVAVEELHYNSGGSIRVVPQTASGPAANPSPGCQ from the coding sequence ATGATCAAATACGCACTGGGCGCACTCGCCCTCGGCATTGCCACGGGGCTTGCCTCGGCGGCCAACCCCATCGTCAGCAATATGTTCACGGCCGATCCGGCGGCGCTGGTCGACAAGGGCCGTGTCTACGTGTACGTCGGCCATGACGAAGCGAAAGCGGACGAAAAGAATTTCGTGATGAACGAATGGCGCGTCTATTCTTCGTGCGACATGAAAACCTGGAAAGACCACGGCTCGCCGCTGAAGTATTCGACCTTCAAGTGGGCCGGGCGCGATGCCTGGGCGGGCGACATCACCAAGCGCAACGGCAAATACTATTTCTATTCGACGGTCGACCACAAGACGATTCCCGGCAAGGCCATCGGCGTGGCCGTGTCCGACAGCCCGACCGGACCGTTCGTCGACGCGCGCGGCAACGCGCTGGTGAGCAATGACATGACCAAGCACACCGACATCTTGTGGGATGACATCGATCCGGCCGTGTTCATCGATACCAATGGGCAGGCCTGGCTGTATTGGGGCAACACCGTACTCAAATACGCTAAGCTGAAGAGCAACATGACCGAGCTGGACGGGCCCATCATGACCCATGCGATCGATGGCTTCACCGAGGCGCCTTACGTGCACAAGCGCGGCGCCACGTATTACCTGTCCTATTCGCGCCACTTCCCGGAAGAAATGGTCTACGCCACCAGCGCCAGCCCCGCCGGACCGTGGACCTTCCGAGGCGTGATCATGGAGAAGAACGAGAATGTCAATACCATCCACCAGGCCATCATCAAGTTCAACGGCAAGTCCTACGTGTTCTATCACAACGCCAAATTGCCCGGTGGCGGCGAATTCCGGCGCTCGGTGGCGGTGGAAGAGTTGCATTACAACTCAGGTGGCAGCATCCGGGTCGTGCCGCAGACAGCCTCCGGCCCGGCCGCCAATCCGTCTCCAGGCTGCCAATGA
- a CDS encoding LysR family transcriptional regulator gives METLNPNWFLKARLKTRQLLLLIALDDHRNIHRAAEALHMTQPAASKQIKDLEEMLDVKLFERLPRGMEPTMFGETMVRHARMALTSLALAHDDILALKAGLAGQVEVGVIMTPAMALLPRAIARIKQHAPMLRIGAHVEASNILLDKLQHGTLDFMIGRILEKENSAGLIYEELNEEPACAVVRVGHPLLEVDKLELKHIADQPWILPPHGSILRHRFDMMFRRAGLDIPVNVVDTTALLLITALLQQTDSLHVMPVDVAHYYASLNVLSILPIELPCKMDAFGIIRQKDHLLSPGAELLLQAVRDTAQEMV, from the coding sequence ATGGAGACACTCAACCCCAACTGGTTTTTAAAGGCGCGCCTCAAGACGCGGCAACTGCTGCTGCTGATCGCGCTCGACGACCACCGCAACATCCACCGCGCCGCCGAGGCGCTGCACATGACCCAGCCGGCGGCGTCGAAGCAGATCAAGGATCTGGAAGAGATGCTGGACGTCAAGCTGTTCGAGCGCTTGCCGCGTGGCATGGAGCCGACCATGTTCGGCGAAACCATGGTGCGCCACGCCCGCATGGCACTGACCAGCCTGGCGCTGGCGCACGACGACATCCTGGCGCTCAAGGCCGGGCTGGCGGGGCAGGTGGAGGTCGGCGTGATCATGACGCCCGCCATGGCGCTGCTGCCGCGTGCGATTGCGCGCATCAAGCAGCATGCGCCCATGCTGCGGATCGGTGCCCACGTGGAAGCGAGCAATATCCTGCTCGACAAGCTGCAGCACGGCACGCTCGACTTCATGATCGGGCGCATCCTCGAAAAAGAGAATTCCGCCGGCCTGATCTATGAAGAATTGAACGAGGAGCCGGCGTGCGCAGTCGTGCGCGTCGGCCATCCGCTGCTGGAGGTCGACAAGCTGGAACTGAAGCACATCGCCGACCAGCCCTGGATCCTGCCGCCGCACGGCAGCATTTTGCGCCACCGTTTCGACATGATGTTCCGCCGCGCCGGGCTCGATATTCCGGTCAACGTGGTCGACACCACCGCGCTGCTCCTCATTACGGCGCTGCTGCAGCAGACCGATTCGCTGCACGTGATGCCGGTCGACGTGGCGCATTATTACGCCTCGCTCAATGTGCTGAGCATCCTGCCGATCGAGTTGCCGTGCAAGATGGATGCCTTCGGTATCATTCGCCAGAAAGACCATTTGCTCTCGCCGGGCGCGGAACTGCTGCTGCAGGCGGTGCGTGATACAGCGCAGGAAATGGTTTGA
- a CDS encoding acyl-CoA thioesterase, translating into MSNDITPVRPREITLRFLAEPTDVNFGGKVHGGAVMKWIDQAGYACAVGWSGFYCVTVYIGGIRFYKPIFIGQIVEVNAMVVHTGNSSMHIAIDVSATEPKTGARQRTTRCLIVFVAVDNAGDTVKVPAWTPVGDDDKRFEQYAIHMAALRKEQEDELQATETTPPV; encoded by the coding sequence ATGAGCAACGATATCACCCCCGTGCGACCGCGCGAGATCACCCTGCGTTTCCTCGCTGAACCCACCGACGTCAATTTCGGCGGCAAGGTGCACGGCGGCGCCGTGATGAAATGGATCGACCAGGCCGGCTACGCCTGCGCGGTCGGCTGGAGCGGCTTTTACTGCGTCACCGTGTATATCGGCGGCATCCGCTTCTATAAGCCGATCTTCATCGGCCAGATCGTGGAAGTGAATGCGATGGTTGTCCATACAGGCAACTCCAGCATGCACATCGCCATCGATGTCTCGGCCACCGAACCGAAGACCGGCGCGCGCCAGCGCACCACGCGCTGCCTGATCGTGTTCGTGGCGGTCGACAATGCCGGCGACACCGTCAAGGTGCCGGCCTGGACCCCGGTCGGCGACGACGACAAGCGCTTCGAGCAGTACGCCATCCACATGGCCGCGTTGCGTAAAGAGCAAGAAGACGAGCTGCAGGCGACTGAAACCACCCCGCCTGTGTGA
- a CDS encoding OmpA family protein: MLAGQASAQDQFVNPEWANSATYIGAGIGQSRSYTKAAPVIKNLNGQGGMVNSWRTDEKDMGYKLFVGKQLSRYFAVEAGFFDLGNFNVKTTNNLGGVVNAEQKYKGVNLDLIAQLPMSERFSVYGRAGMHYTKAKTQFSGNRAVGLFAGEKSEKKLNPKIGVGLEYKFTEALALRAEAENYRIDDALRSNGNTKLYSMNLVYKLGRPAASKPMPAPAPAPMPEATPAPAPAPMPAPAPAPVPVSEKVSFAAEALFDFDKSVVKPEGKAALDDLLNKLQGMNTEVMVTVGHTDSVGSDAYNQKLSLRRAEAVKAYIVSKGVETSRVYTEGKGESQPVADNKSAEGRAKNRRVTVEVVGTRTTAK; encoded by the coding sequence ATGCTGGCAGGACAAGCATCGGCACAAGACCAGTTCGTGAATCCAGAATGGGCAAACAGCGCCACCTACATCGGTGCCGGTATCGGCCAGTCGCGCAGCTACACCAAGGCGGCTCCAGTGATCAAGAACCTGAACGGTCAGGGCGGCATGGTCAATTCGTGGCGCACCGACGAAAAAGACATGGGTTACAAATTGTTTGTTGGTAAGCAACTGAGCCGCTACTTCGCAGTGGAAGCCGGTTTTTTTGACCTGGGCAACTTCAACGTCAAGACCACCAACAACCTGGGCGGCGTTGTCAACGCTGAGCAGAAGTACAAGGGCGTGAACCTGGACCTGATCGCGCAACTGCCGATGAGCGAGCGTTTCTCGGTGTACGGCCGCGCCGGTATGCATTACACCAAAGCAAAAACCCAATTCTCGGGTAACCGCGCAGTTGGCTTGTTCGCTGGCGAAAAGAGCGAGAAGAAGCTGAACCCGAAAATCGGCGTTGGCCTGGAATACAAGTTCACCGAAGCGCTGGCACTGCGCGCCGAAGCTGAAAACTATCGCATCGACGACGCGCTGCGCAGCAACGGCAACACCAAGCTGTACTCGATGAACCTGGTCTACAAACTGGGCCGTCCAGCAGCATCGAAGCCAATGCCGGCACCAGCACCAGCGCCAATGCCGGAAGCAACGCCAGCACCAGCGCCGGCACCAATGCCAGCACCAGCACCGGCACCAGTGCCAGTGTCGGAAAAAGTCTCGTTCGCTGCTGAAGCCCTGTTCGACTTCGACAAATCGGTTGTCAAGCCAGAAGGCAAAGCCGCTCTGGACGATCTGCTGAACAAGCTGCAAGGCATGAACACCGAAGTCATGGTTACCGTTGGCCACACCGACTCGGTCGGTTCGGACGCTTACAACCAGAAACTGTCGCTGCGCCGCGCTGAAGCCGTGAAAGCCTACATCGTGTCGAAAGGCGTGGAAACGTCGCGCGTCTACACCGAAGGCAAGGGCGAGTCCCAGCCAGTTGCTGACAACAAATCGGCAGAAGGCCGCGCTAAAAACCGTCGCGTGACGGTTGAAGTGGTCGGTACCCGTACCACCGCCAAGTAA
- a CDS encoding ice-binding family protein has product MKITKHARALLCTAGLLAVSLLAACGGGGDQGRDPILGQPPAALVSVAVTPANATVLTTETRQFTATATYADGTSRDVTSTSAWLSASPGIAGVSAANGLATGVTAGSAAITATFSSKTGAATLVVTAPVPPPPPVVTLSSIAVTPATASIMVGSTQQFIAIGTYSDKSTAIITNSVTWNSATNASGTIAASGMASGVAAGTTAISASSSGQTASALLTVTAVPVVPPVVPPVVPPVVPPVVPPVVPPVVPPVVPPVVPPVVPPVVPPAADISLGRAASFAVLAGTSITNNSGGTTLVTGDVGAPSQTTAPTQSAGYANYSSGPILAGALEDLQVAVTSANSQTCTVSSASGVDLGGLVLTPGVYCYAGAISITGTLTLNGPGVYIFRTASTLNSTANAIVALTGGASDGSLYWIPAGPTTLGANGVFKGSILSQSAAITVGDNTSLLSGRALSGAAVTLRNNKISK; this is encoded by the coding sequence ATGAAAATCACGAAACACGCGAGGGCGTTGCTCTGCACCGCAGGCTTGCTCGCCGTTTCCCTCCTCGCCGCATGCGGCGGCGGCGGGGACCAGGGCCGCGACCCGATCCTTGGCCAGCCACCCGCCGCCTTGGTCAGCGTCGCCGTCACGCCAGCCAACGCCACGGTACTCACCACTGAAACGCGCCAGTTCACCGCCACCGCCACCTATGCAGATGGCACATCGCGCGACGTGACGTCGACCTCGGCCTGGCTGTCCGCCTCGCCCGGTATTGCCGGCGTGAGCGCCGCCAACGGCCTGGCCACCGGCGTGACTGCCGGCAGCGCCGCCATCACCGCCACCTTTTCCAGCAAGACCGGCGCCGCCACCCTGGTCGTGACGGCACCGGTGCCGCCGCCACCGCCCGTGGTGACCTTGTCGTCCATCGCGGTCACGCCGGCGACTGCGTCCATCATGGTGGGCTCGACCCAGCAATTCATTGCCATCGGCACCTATTCGGACAAGTCGACCGCCATCATCACCAATTCGGTGACGTGGAACTCGGCCACCAACGCCAGCGGCACGATCGCCGCATCCGGCATGGCTTCCGGCGTCGCCGCCGGCACCACCGCGATCAGCGCCAGCAGCAGCGGCCAAACCGCCAGCGCCCTCCTGACGGTCACCGCGGTGCCAGTCGTTCCACCAGTCGTGCCGCCAGTCGTACCACCAGTCGTTCCACCAGTTGTGCCGCCGGTCGTGCCACCAGTGGTGCCGCCAGTTGTTCCACCAGTCGTGCCACCGGTCGTGCCGCCAGTCGTACCGCCAGCCGCCGACATCAGCCTGGGCCGCGCAGCCAGCTTTGCCGTGCTCGCAGGTACGTCGATCACCAATAATTCCGGTGGTACCACCCTGGTCACCGGCGATGTCGGTGCGCCGTCGCAAACCACCGCGCCAACCCAGTCCGCCGGCTACGCCAACTACAGCTCCGGTCCGATCCTGGCGGGCGCACTGGAAGACTTGCAAGTTGCCGTGACCAGCGCCAACAGCCAAACCTGCACCGTCAGCTCCGCGTCGGGCGTCGATCTCGGCGGGCTGGTGCTCACCCCGGGCGTGTACTGCTATGCCGGCGCCATCAGCATCACCGGCACGCTGACCCTCAATGGTCCCGGCGTCTACATCTTCCGCACCGCGTCGACGCTCAACAGCACGGCGAATGCCATCGTGGCGCTGACCGGCGGCGCATCGGACGGCAGCCTGTACTGGATTCCGGCCGGACCGACCACCCTCGGTGCGAACGGTGTCTTCAAGGGATCGATCCTGAGCCAGTCCGCCGCCATTACCGTCGGCGACAACACGAGCCTGTTAAGCGGCCGTGCACTGAGCGGCGCCGCGGTCACCCTGCGCAATAACAAGATCAGCAAATAA
- a CDS encoding OmpA family protein has protein sequence MTLAKHIGALSVIGCALLASQAARADEPFVNPEWANSAWYIGAGIGQSRANIDNERLTRSLTANGATLNSFKVDERDLAYKLFVGKQLNRYFAVEAGFFDLGKFGFDASTSQNGRLIGEAGFRGVNMDLVAQLPMSDRFSVLGRIGMNYAKASTHFRGNRLFAVTNPNPSERKLNAKAGLGLEFKFSEALALRGEVERYRVNDAVGNRGDVDMASLSLVYKLGRPAASRPAPVEPMPAPAPVTAAPAPAPAAPAPAAPVAVSEKVSFAAEALFDFDKSVVKPEGKAALDDLLNKLQGMNTEVMVTVGHTDSVGTDAYNQKLSMRRAEAVKAYIVSKGVEAGRVYTEGKGETQPVADNKTAEGRAKNRRVTVEVVGTRSVNK, from the coding sequence ATGACATTAGCAAAACACATCGGCGCCCTGAGCGTCATCGGCTGCGCCCTTCTGGCGAGCCAGGCGGCACGGGCGGACGAGCCTTTCGTCAATCCGGAGTGGGCCAACAGCGCCTGGTACATCGGCGCCGGCATCGGCCAATCGCGCGCCAATATCGACAATGAGCGCCTGACGCGCAGCCTGACGGCCAATGGCGCCACCCTGAACTCGTTCAAGGTCGACGAGCGCGACCTGGCCTACAAGCTGTTCGTCGGCAAGCAGCTGAACCGCTACTTCGCGGTCGAGGCCGGCTTTTTCGATCTGGGCAAGTTCGGCTTCGATGCGAGCACGTCCCAGAATGGCCGCCTGATTGGCGAAGCGGGCTTTCGCGGCGTGAACATGGATCTGGTGGCGCAACTGCCGATGTCCGACCGTTTTTCGGTGCTGGGCCGGATTGGCATGAACTACGCGAAGGCCAGCACGCACTTCCGCGGCAACCGCCTGTTTGCGGTGACCAATCCCAACCCGAGCGAGCGCAAGCTCAATGCCAAGGCCGGACTGGGCCTGGAATTCAAGTTCAGCGAAGCGCTGGCCCTGCGCGGCGAAGTCGAGCGCTACCGCGTCAACGATGCCGTGGGCAACCGCGGCGATGTCGACATGGCGTCGCTCAGCCTGGTGTACAAGCTGGGGCGCCCTGCAGCGAGCCGTCCGGCACCGGTTGAGCCGATGCCGGCACCAGCGCCAGTGACGGCCGCCCCGGCGCCGGCACCGGCTGCGCCAGCGCCTGCCGCGCCGGTTGCCGTATCGGAAAAAGTATCGTTCGCCGCCGAAGCGCTGTTCGACTTCGACAAGTCGGTGGTCAAGCCGGAAGGCAAGGCCGCGCTCGATGACTTGCTGAACAAGCTGCAAGGCATGAACACCGAAGTGATGGTCACCGTCGGCCATACCGATTCGGTCGGCACCGACGCCTACAACCAGAAGCTGTCGATGCGCCGTGCCGAAGCGGTCAAGGCCTACATCGTCTCGAAAGGTGTCGAGGCGGGGCGCGTGTACACCGAAGGCAAGGGCGAAACGCAGCCGGTTGCCGACAACAAGACCGCCGAAGGCCGTGCCAAAAACCGCCGCGTGACGGTGGAAGTGGTCGGCACCCGCAGCGTCAACAAGTAA
- a CDS encoding ice-binding family protein yields the protein MNIKKYTTTLLCATGLLAVSVLAACGGSSDRGRDPILGLPAAELVSVTVTPPTATVLTGASQQFIATASYADGTSRNVTDVSVWASASPTIARVTPAGGLATGLTPGSAAITAAFGAKTGAATLVVNAQVPVNPPAVISVTGLSVTPAAASVRVGASQQFTAIATYSDSSTAVITNDVKWTSGSTATATVAASGSATGVTVGNTVITATSGDKSATGALTVTPALIIDPPPVVPPVVPPVVPPVVPPVVPPVVPPVTNPPVVTPPVIEAPSDGGIGLGRAREFAVLAVTTITNNAGGTTLVTGDVGAPLQNVEPEQPLGFRNVKSGFELSGPYQDLQVAVINANNRPCAILSDAGIDLGGLVLQPGVYCYSGAISLTGKLTLSGNGPYIFRAKSTLTTMANSTIELINGARADNVFWVPVEATTLGANSAFKGTVLSRGEDITLGDGATVLNGRLLSGKAVTLRNNKITK from the coding sequence ATGAACATTAAAAAATATACAACAACTCTGTTATGCGCGACCGGCCTGCTGGCCGTGTCCGTGCTGGCAGCTTGCGGCGGCAGCAGCGACCGCGGCCGCGATCCGATTCTGGGCCTGCCGGCCGCGGAACTGGTCAGCGTCACGGTCACGCCGCCCACGGCCACCGTGCTGACCGGCGCCAGCCAGCAATTCATCGCCACCGCCAGCTATGCCGACGGTACCTCGCGCAACGTGACCGATGTGTCGGTATGGGCCTCGGCCTCGCCCACCATCGCCCGCGTGACCCCGGCCGGCGGCCTGGCCACCGGCCTGACCCCTGGCAGCGCCGCCATCACCGCCGCCTTCGGCGCCAAAACCGGCGCGGCGACCCTGGTGGTCAACGCACAGGTTCCGGTCAACCCGCCCGCCGTCATCAGCGTGACCGGCCTGTCGGTGACCCCGGCCGCGGCCAGCGTGCGCGTGGGCGCCAGCCAGCAGTTCACCGCGATCGCCACGTATTCCGACAGCTCGACCGCCGTCATCACGAATGACGTGAAATGGACCTCGGGCAGCACCGCCACCGCTACCGTTGCCGCGTCGGGCAGCGCGACTGGCGTTACCGTCGGCAATACCGTGATCACTGCCACCTCGGGCGACAAGAGCGCCACCGGCGCCCTGACCGTCACGCCGGCACTGATCATCGATCCGCCGCCGGTCGTGCCGCCAGTCGTTCCGCCAGTGGTGCCACCAGTCGTTCCGCCAGTCGTGCCACCAGTGGTGCCGCCGGTGACCAACCCGCCAGTGGTGACGCCACCAGTCATTGAAGCACCTTCCGATGGCGGCATTGGCCTGGGCCGCGCACGCGAATTCGCCGTGCTGGCGGTCACCACCATCACCAACAACGCCGGCGGCACCACCCTGGTGACCGGTGACGTCGGTGCGCCGCTACAGAACGTCGAGCCGGAGCAGCCGCTGGGCTTCCGCAACGTCAAGTCCGGTTTCGAGCTGAGCGGTCCATATCAGGATCTGCAGGTTGCCGTGATCAATGCCAACAACCGTCCTTGCGCGATCCTGTCGGACGCCGGCATCGACCTCGGTGGACTGGTGCTCCAGCCTGGCGTGTACTGCTATTCCGGCGCGATCAGCCTGACCGGCAAGCTGACCCTGAGCGGCAACGGCCCGTACATTTTCCGCGCCAAGTCGACCCTGACCACGATGGCCAACTCCACCATTGAACTGATTAACGGTGCCCGCGCCGACAATGTGTTCTGGGTGCCGGTCGAGGCGACCACGCTGGGCGCGAACAGCGCGTTCAAGGGAACCGTTCTGAGCCGTGGCGAAGACATCACGCTGGGCGACGGCGCGACGGTGTTGAACGGTCGTTTGCTGAGCGGCAAAGCTGTAACGCTGCGCAACAACAAGATCACCAAATAA
- a CDS encoding OmpA family protein, with product MTFTKKAGLMGAIGCALVAGQAAAADDVFINPEWANSAWYVGGNIGQTRANVDDVRLIRSLTANGAGLNSFTTDEKDVGYKLYVGKQLNQYFAVEAGFFDLGKFGFKSTTTQNGTLNGEAGFRGVNLDLVAQVPLSQRFSVFGRAGMNYAKATTRFHGNRLFAVTNPSPSERKLNAKAGFGLEYKFSEALALRGEVERYRVNDAVGNRGDVDLFSVGLVYKIGRPAAKPVAPVEPAPAPVVPVVAPAAAQPPAEPAKPMTPVAEKSTFSAEAVFAFDSAVLRPEGKASLDELLTKLQGMDADVMITVGHTDSIGRAAYNEKLSLRRAASVKAYLVSKGVDAARVYTEGKGETQPVADNKTAEGRAKNRRVTVEVVGTRR from the coding sequence ATGACATTTACTAAAAAAGCGGGCCTCATGGGCGCCATCGGCTGCGCCCTGGTTGCAGGGCAGGCAGCGGCAGCGGACGACGTCTTCATCAACCCGGAGTGGGCCAACAGCGCCTGGTACGTGGGCGGCAATATCGGCCAGACGCGCGCCAACGTCGATGACGTGCGCCTGATCCGCAGCCTGACCGCCAATGGCGCCGGCCTGAACTCGTTCACGACCGACGAGAAAGATGTCGGCTACAAGCTGTATGTCGGCAAGCAGCTGAACCAGTACTTCGCGGTTGAAGCAGGCTTCTTCGATCTGGGCAAGTTCGGCTTCAAGTCGACCACTACCCAGAACGGCACGCTCAACGGCGAAGCCGGTTTCCGTGGCGTCAATCTGGACCTGGTGGCGCAAGTGCCGCTCTCGCAGCGCTTCTCGGTATTCGGCCGCGCCGGCATGAACTATGCCAAGGCGACCACGCGCTTCCATGGTAACCGCCTGTTCGCGGTGACCAATCCAAGCCCGAGCGAGCGCAAGCTCAACGCCAAGGCCGGCTTCGGCCTGGAATACAAGTTCAGCGAAGCGCTGGCCTTGCGCGGCGAAGTCGAGCGCTACCGTGTCAACGATGCCGTGGGCAACCGCGGCGATGTCGACCTGTTCTCGGTGGGCCTGGTCTACAAGATCGGACGTCCGGCTGCCAAGCCGGTCGCTCCGGTTGAGCCGGCGCCGGCGCCAGTGGTGCCGGTGGTGGCGCCAGCCGCGGCCCAGCCGCCGGCCGAGCCAGCCAAGCCGATGACTCCGGTCGCGGAAAAATCGACTTTCTCGGCCGAAGCCGTGTTTGCCTTCGACAGCGCCGTGCTGCGCCCGGAGGGCAAGGCATCGCTCGACGAGCTGCTGACCAAGCTGCAAGGCATGGATGCGGACGTCATGATCACGGTCGGCCACACCGACTCGATCGGCCGCGCCGCGTACAACGAGAAGCTGTCGCTGCGCCGCGCCGCGTCGGTCAAGGCGTACCTGGTATCCAAGGGCGTCGACGCCGCGCGCGTCTACACCGAAGGCAAGGGCGAAACCCAGCCGGTAGCCGACAACAAGACGGCGGAAGGCCGCGCCAAGAACCGCCGCGTGACGGTGGAAGTGGTCGGCACGCGCCGCTAA